One Syntrophaceae bacterium DNA window includes the following coding sequences:
- a CDS encoding acyl-CoA thioesterase: MGIVYHTNYIRWFEIGRTELMREAGIVYSEMEKEGFFLPLTELACHYLYPARYDDIVLVETRIEYFRRASVKFAYEIWDEKRERLLVEGSTLHAFLNREGKIVRAPAQVGEIFRAMQAGQPGG; this comes from the coding sequence ATGGGGATCGTCTACCACACGAACTACATCCGCTGGTTCGAGATCGGCCGCACGGAGCTGATGCGGGAGGCGGGCATCGTATACAGCGAGATGGAGAAGGAGGGGTTCTTCCTGCCCCTCACGGAGCTGGCGTGCCACTATCTCTACCCGGCGCGTTACGACGACATCGTCCTCGTCGAAACGCGCATCGAGTACTTCCGGCGCGCCAGCGTGAAGTTCGCCTACGAGATCTGGGACGAGAAACGGGAGCGGCTGCTCGTGGAGGGCTCCACGCTCCATGCCTTCCTGAACCGGGAGGGCAAGATCGTGCGGGCCCCGGCGCAGGTGGGGGAGATATTCAGGGCGATGCAGGCCGGGCAGCCCGGAGGGTGA
- a CDS encoding tetratricopeptide repeat protein, which translates to MVASKLDKKDLEQPDAFQEAMGKLLDYAAQNRRKLYIAAGAIVLAIVLGGGYYFYSASQESEAARLHFDARMKAMRADAMGTAGPEIVKALADVVDRFPSTDAAQNARYELGSLYYQAGDYDRSIQVYREFIDRAGSKDIRTIYAWFGIGYAHEAKKEYEKALEAFSRVPSMNPGAVHEGISYRNIARIHEAMNDRGKALDYYRKALEKTKDPAATTLIKRKIAQLG; encoded by the coding sequence ATGGTTGCGTCAAAACTGGACAAGAAGGACCTGGAGCAGCCCGATGCCTTTCAGGAGGCCATGGGCAAGCTTCTCGACTATGCCGCGCAGAACAGGCGCAAGCTCTACATCGCTGCGGGCGCGATCGTCCTCGCGATCGTCTTGGGCGGCGGCTACTATTTTTACTCCGCTTCCCAGGAGAGCGAGGCGGCCAGGCTGCATTTCGATGCGCGGATGAAGGCGATGAGGGCCGACGCCATGGGAACGGCAGGCCCCGAGATCGTCAAGGCGCTGGCGGATGTCGTCGATAGGTTCCCCTCCACCGATGCCGCGCAGAATGCCCGCTACGAGCTCGGAAGCCTCTATTACCAGGCGGGCGACTATGACCGGTCCATCCAGGTCTACCGGGAGTTCATCGACCGGGCGGGCAGCAAGGACATCCGGACGATCTACGCCTGGTTTGGGATCGGTTACGCCCACGAGGCGAAGAAGGAGTACGAAAAGGCCCTGGAGGCCTTCAGCCGGGTCCCCTCGATGAACCCGGGGGCCGTGCACGAGGGGATCAGCTACCGCAATATCGCGCGCATCCACGAGGCGATGAACGACCGCGGCAAGGCCCTCGACTATTACCGGAAGGCGCTGGAGAAAACCAAAGACCCCGCTGCGACGACCCTCATCAAGCGCAAGATCGCGCAGCTGGGATAG
- the iorA gene encoding indolepyruvate ferredoxin oxidoreductase subunit alpha, with the protein MLELMSGNEAIARGAWECGATFGAGYPGTPSTEILEAFAQYKGVYAEWSPNEKVGLEVAIGASFAGARAMAVMKHVGVNVAADPLFTVSYTGTNGALVIVTADDPSLHSSQNEQDNRNYAKFAKVPMLEPADSQEAKDFVKLAFELSERFDTPVFLRTTTRVSHSKSVVRLEPQRELGDRTEIKHLPLKYVMVPINARARRVEVEKRTQALREWAETFPGNRVEMGSPDVGIITAGMPYNYAKDVFPDYSYLKLGLVNPLPERLIRAFASKVKKLYVVEELDPFIEEQVRAMGIEVTGKAVFPYTNEFDPGVIERGVTGRLSAPAVTTQAIPPRPPNLCPGCPHRGLFYALNKTKAFVSGDIGCYTLSYMKPLSGMDSCICMGASIGIAHGMSRALGPKGKGKVVGVIGDSTFIHSGITALLNAAYNGSDAVFIIADNRTTAMTGMQEHPATGYTLQGEKAKELDFAALGKVLGVESVEVIDPLQFKNTAEVLKRELQKDGPSLLIARSPCVLLMSKKAARARHFVTDPDKCIGCKVCLSCGCPAISWKDFEKAGLPPRPERKKQKGIAVIDAALCTGCTFCAQLCRQEAIMREDG; encoded by the coding sequence ATGCTGGAACTGATGTCGGGCAACGAGGCAATCGCACGGGGAGCATGGGAGTGCGGCGCCACCTTCGGTGCGGGCTACCCCGGAACGCCGAGCACGGAGATCCTCGAGGCCTTTGCGCAGTACAAGGGCGTTTACGCCGAGTGGTCACCCAACGAGAAGGTAGGGCTCGAAGTGGCCATCGGGGCCTCCTTTGCGGGGGCCCGTGCCATGGCGGTGATGAAGCACGTGGGGGTCAACGTGGCGGCCGACCCCCTGTTCACCGTGAGCTACACGGGGACCAACGGGGCGCTCGTGATCGTCACGGCGGACGACCCCTCGCTGCACAGTTCACAGAACGAGCAGGACAACCGCAACTACGCGAAATTCGCAAAAGTTCCCATGCTGGAGCCGGCCGACAGCCAGGAGGCAAAGGACTTCGTCAAGCTTGCCTTCGAGCTCTCCGAGCGATTCGACACGCCCGTCTTCCTGCGTACGACAACCCGCGTGTCGCACTCCAAGAGCGTCGTCCGTCTCGAACCGCAGCGGGAACTCGGGGACCGCACGGAAATCAAGCACCTCCCCCTGAAGTACGTCATGGTGCCCATCAACGCCCGCGCGCGGCGCGTCGAGGTGGAGAAGCGCACGCAGGCCCTTCGGGAGTGGGCCGAGACCTTCCCCGGCAACCGCGTGGAGATGGGTTCCCCCGACGTGGGCATCATCACGGCGGGCATGCCCTACAACTACGCGAAAGACGTCTTCCCGGACTACTCGTACCTGAAGCTCGGCCTGGTCAACCCCCTGCCGGAGAGGCTGATCCGGGCTTTCGCCTCGAAGGTCAAGAAACTCTATGTCGTCGAGGAGCTGGACCCCTTCATCGAGGAGCAGGTCAGGGCCATGGGGATCGAGGTGACGGGGAAGGCGGTTTTCCCCTACACGAACGAGTTCGACCCCGGCGTCATCGAGAGAGGCGTCACCGGCAGGCTCTCGGCGCCGGCCGTCACGACCCAGGCCATTCCTCCGAGGCCCCCGAACCTCTGTCCCGGCTGCCCGCACCGCGGCCTGTTCTACGCGCTCAACAAGACGAAGGCCTTCGTGTCGGGCGACATCGGGTGCTACACGCTGTCCTACATGAAACCGCTCTCCGGCATGGACAGCTGCATCTGCATGGGCGCCAGCATCGGGATCGCCCACGGCATGAGCAGGGCGCTGGGCCCGAAAGGGAAGGGGAAGGTCGTCGGTGTCATCGGCGATTCGACCTTTATCCACTCCGGCATCACGGCACTGCTCAACGCGGCGTACAACGGCAGCGACGCGGTCTTCATCATCGCCGACAACCGCACGACGGCGATGACGGGAATGCAGGAGCACCCGGCAACGGGGTACACCCTCCAGGGGGAGAAGGCGAAGGAACTCGATTTCGCGGCCCTCGGGAAGGTCCTGGGCGTCGAGAGCGTCGAGGTCATCGACCCGCTGCAGTTCAAGAACACGGCGGAGGTCCTGAAACGCGAGCTCCAGAAAGACGGGCCGTCGCTGCTCATCGCCCGGTCCCCCTGCGTGCTGCTGATGAGCAAGAAGGCAGCCCGGGCAAGGCATTTCGTCACGGACCCGGACAAGTGCATCGGCTGCAAGGTCTGCCTGAGCTGCGGCTGCCCGGCCATCTCGTGGAAGGACTTCGAGAAGGCGGGCCTGCCCCCGAGGCCGGAACGGAAGAAACAGAAGGGGATCGCCGTGATCGACGCGGCGCTCTGCACGGGCTGCACGTTTTGCGCACAGCTGTGCCGACAGGAAGCAATCATGCGGGAGGACGGATAG
- a CDS encoding indolepyruvate oxidoreductase subunit beta, producing the protein MENGVKSLLLAGVGGQGILLASDVICKVMMRKGYDVKKSEVHGMAQRGGSVTSHVRYGRKVYSPLARKGDVDIIVSFEKLETLRYLDYLKPGGLVLVNDEEIYPPSVNLGDADYPKGIDESLRAQLGSQNVKVVPGPELAGKSGNRRAVNTVMLGAVSRYIPEIAAEDWKTVLADMLPEKIVEANLRAFDLGRAA; encoded by the coding sequence ATGGAAAACGGGGTGAAGAGCCTGCTGCTGGCCGGCGTCGGAGGGCAGGGAATCCTGCTGGCGAGCGACGTCATCTGCAAGGTCATGATGCGGAAGGGCTATGACGTCAAGAAGAGCGAGGTGCACGGCATGGCCCAGCGCGGCGGCAGCGTCACGAGCCATGTCCGTTACGGAAGGAAGGTCTACTCGCCCCTGGCGCGTAAGGGGGACGTGGACATCATCGTCTCCTTCGAAAAGCTCGAGACTCTCCGTTACCTGGATTACCTGAAGCCCGGTGGTCTCGTGCTCGTCAATGACGAGGAGATCTACCCGCCGTCGGTGAATCTGGGCGATGCGGACTATCCAAAGGGGATCGACGAGAGCCTTCGCGCCCAGCTCGGTTCGCAGAACGTGAAAGTCGTTCCCGGACCGGAACTTGCGGGCAAATCCGGCAACCGGAGAGCCGTCAACACGGTCATGCTGGGAGCCGTTTCCCGGTACATCCCCGAGATTGCCGCCGAAGACTGGAAGACGGTCCTTGCGGACATGCTGCCGGAGAAGATCGTCGAGGCGAACCTCAGGGCCTTCGACCTGGGTCGTGCCGCCTGA
- a CDS encoding DnaJ domain-containing protein, whose product MAEDYYKVLGLDKGASIDDVKKAYRKLALKYHPDRNPTDKKRAEEKFKEISEAYAVLSDPEKRKQYDEFGTDAFRQKFTQEDIFRNFDINDILRSFGFGNLGGEFTWFGGSSGQGGKRRVYTQRRTDPFGDIFGDQAYGQREPAPSKDQDIEYNLSITLEESVLGTEKKLSLRKGDITEEVNVKIPAGISSGKKLRLAGKGLRSPFGGPAGDLYLNIQVLPHPIFSRDGDDLYVEKTVSFSQACLGTTIDVPTLGGPPKRIKVPPGTQSNTKIRMKGFGVPHLKGEGRGDQYVRIFVDVPKKLTPRQAELVKKLAEEGL is encoded by the coding sequence ATGGCCGAGGATTATTACAAGGTACTGGGCCTGGATAAAGGCGCCAGCATCGACGACGTAAAAAAGGCATACCGAAAGCTTGCCCTGAAATACCACCCTGATCGGAACCCGACCGACAAGAAACGGGCCGAGGAGAAGTTCAAGGAGATCAGCGAGGCCTACGCTGTTCTCAGCGACCCGGAAAAACGTAAGCAGTACGATGAGTTCGGAACGGATGCCTTCCGGCAGAAGTTCACCCAGGAAGATATCTTCCGGAACTTCGACATCAACGACATCCTTCGCAGCTTCGGTTTCGGCAATCTGGGCGGGGAGTTCACCTGGTTCGGCGGCTCATCTGGCCAGGGCGGCAAGAGGCGCGTCTATACGCAGCGCCGGACGGATCCCTTCGGCGACATCTTTGGGGATCAGGCCTACGGGCAAAGGGAGCCTGCTCCGTCCAAGGATCAGGATATAGAGTATAACCTCTCGATTACATTGGAAGAATCAGTCCTCGGAACAGAGAAGAAGCTCTCTTTGAGAAAGGGCGATATCACCGAGGAGGTCAACGTGAAGATCCCGGCCGGGATTTCCTCTGGCAAGAAACTTCGTCTTGCCGGCAAAGGGCTTCGGTCGCCTTTCGGGGGCCCCGCCGGGGACCTTTACCTGAACATCCAGGTTCTTCCGCATCCCATTTTTTCGCGCGACGGCGATGATCTTTACGTCGAGAAAACCGTCAGCTTCTCGCAGGCCTGCCTCGGTACTACGATAGACGTTCCCACTCTTGGCGGGCCTCCGAAACGGATAAAGGTTCCTCCCGGGACCCAAAGCAACACCAAGATCCGCATGAAGGGCTTTGGAGTGCCCCATCTGAAAGGTGAGGGACGAGGGGACCAGTACGTTCGCATCTTCGTCGATGTCCCCAAGAAACTCACTCCCAGGCAGGCTGAACTGGTCAAGAAGCTCGCCGAAGAGGGCCTTTAG
- a CDS encoding UPF0280 family protein, producing the protein MPRYVDRVYREYSSIRNYSCFNVKVSETDLYILADSDLTAPACEAVHLYRSQIEEYIRIHPEFAASLVPLASDALAPAIVRTMLDASLRAGVGPMASVAGAIAESVGRRLLEKTANVIVENGGDIFLNVKEDVSIGVFAGTSSLSGRIALKIRAGETPIGICTSSGTVGHSLSFGVADAVCIKSKSAALADAAATAVGNIVRVKNDMRKGLSKAMSIEGVLGVLIVMGDTLAVQGDMEIIKT; encoded by the coding sequence TTGCCCCGGTATGTAGACAGAGTCTATCGGGAATATTCAAGTATACGTAATTACTCGTGTTTCAACGTAAAAGTCAGCGAAACCGATCTCTATATTCTCGCCGATTCCGATCTCACTGCGCCAGCCTGCGAGGCGGTGCACCTGTATCGCTCCCAGATAGAGGAATACATCCGGATCCATCCTGAATTCGCGGCCTCGCTCGTTCCGCTCGCAAGTGATGCTTTGGCGCCCGCTATCGTCAGGACCATGCTCGATGCCTCCCTGAGGGCCGGCGTCGGTCCCATGGCCTCCGTGGCCGGAGCAATCGCCGAATCCGTTGGCCGGCGGCTGCTGGAGAAAACGGCAAACGTCATCGTCGAGAACGGCGGAGATATTTTTCTGAACGTAAAGGAGGACGTTTCCATCGGGGTCTTCGCCGGCACATCATCGCTGAGCGGGCGAATCGCCTTGAAGATCCGTGCCGGCGAGACGCCCATCGGGATCTGCACATCATCGGGAACGGTGGGGCACTCCCTGAGTTTCGGTGTTGCCGATGCGGTCTGCATCAAATCTAAATCGGCAGCGCTTGCCGACGCCGCGGCAACGGCTGTAGGAAACATCGTCAGGGTTAAAAACGATATGAGAAAAGGGCTTTCAAAGGCTATGTCCATCGAGGGCGTCCTCGGCGTGCTCATCGTGATGGGGGACACCCTGGCTGTCCAGGGTGACATGGAGATCATCAAGACGTGA